The following are encoded together in the Microbacterium hatanonis genome:
- a CDS encoding glutamate-5-semialdehyde dehydrogenase, with product MTALVVSAHDRMLRAKDSARTIGLLTSGEKTAALRAIAAQLDADTDVIVAANAEDLERGRANGIGDALLDRLRLDDGRVAALSSAVRDIAELPDPVGRVLDERVLPNGLKLTKVSVPFGVVGSIYEARPNVTVDITALALRSGNAVVLRGGSAAESSNAALVASMRAALSTQGVDPEAIQTVDEFGRDGARDLMRARGLVDVLVPRGSAQLIETVVTESLVPVIETGAGVVHLVVDASARADWARDIVVNAKAQRPSVCNAVETVLVHRDAAPRVLPGMLSALKESGVTVHGDTQTSAYDASVVPATDDDWAREYLSLDVAVRIVDDLDEALAHIRRYSTHHTESIITDDAANAERFLAEVDSAVVMVNASTRFTDGGEFGFGAEVGISTQKLHARGPMGLAELTSTKWLARGDGQTRA from the coding sequence ATGACCGCTCTCGTCGTCTCGGCCCACGATCGGATGCTGCGCGCGAAAGACTCTGCACGCACGATCGGTCTGCTGACCTCCGGGGAGAAGACCGCTGCTCTGCGAGCCATCGCCGCGCAGCTCGACGCTGACACGGACGTCATCGTCGCGGCGAACGCGGAAGACCTCGAGCGAGGTCGAGCGAACGGCATCGGTGACGCGCTGCTCGATCGCCTGCGTCTCGATGACGGGCGGGTGGCCGCGCTGTCGTCGGCCGTGCGTGACATCGCCGAACTGCCCGACCCTGTGGGGCGCGTGCTCGACGAGCGGGTGCTGCCGAACGGTCTGAAACTCACGAAGGTGTCGGTGCCGTTCGGCGTCGTCGGGTCGATCTACGAAGCCCGTCCGAACGTCACCGTCGACATCACGGCCCTCGCCCTGCGCTCCGGCAACGCGGTCGTCCTCCGCGGTGGTAGTGCCGCCGAGAGCTCGAACGCGGCGCTCGTAGCGAGTATGCGCGCCGCTCTCTCCACGCAGGGCGTCGATCCGGAGGCCATCCAGACCGTCGACGAGTTCGGTCGCGACGGAGCACGCGACCTCATGCGTGCCCGCGGACTCGTCGACGTGCTGGTGCCGCGTGGGAGCGCTCAGCTGATCGAGACGGTCGTGACCGAATCGCTCGTCCCCGTCATCGAGACGGGGGCGGGTGTCGTCCACCTCGTCGTCGATGCCTCCGCGCGCGCCGACTGGGCGCGCGACATCGTCGTGAACGCCAAGGCGCAGCGCCCGAGCGTCTGCAATGCCGTCGAGACGGTGCTGGTGCACCGCGATGCCGCGCCCCGTGTGCTTCCCGGAATGCTGTCCGCCCTCAAGGAGTCCGGCGTCACCGTGCACGGTGACACGCAGACCTCGGCGTACGACGCCTCCGTCGTTCCCGCCACCGACGACGACTGGGCGCGCGAGTACCTCAGCCTCGACGTGGCCGTCCGCATCGTCGACGATCTCGACGAGGCGCTGGCCCATATCCGCCGCTACTCCACCCATCACACCGAGTCGATCATCACCGACGACGCCGCCAACGCCGAGCGGTTCCTCGCGGAGGTGGATTCGGCGGTCGTGATGGTGAACGCGTCGACGCGGTTCACCGACGGCGGAGAGTTCGGGTTCGGCGCAGAAGTGGGCATCTCGACGCAGAAGCTGCACGCGCGCGGGCCCATGGGACTTGCCGAACTCACCAGCACGAAGTGGCTGGCGCGCGGTGACGGGCAGACCCGTGCCTGA
- the proB gene encoding glutamate 5-kinase: MTAQTRADLPGAQRVVVKVGSSSIGGEGAHRIDTIVDALAAASARGTEIVLVSSGAIATALPLLDLAGRPNDLATQQAAAAVGQNVLMWRYQTALDRHGLLAGQVLLTAGDLENPTHRSNARRAMERLLGLRILPIVNENDTVATHEIRFGDNDRLAALVAQLIGADGLVLLSDISCLYTRPPGEPGARAITHVEFGDDLSGYEFGTVVVNSVGTGGAATKVSAARLAAASGVGVLVTSADLVAEALGGEEIGTWFAPNPDAAPTLTGPVGTVSPADKLVR; this comes from the coding sequence ATGACGGCGCAGACCCGCGCAGACCTCCCCGGAGCTCAGCGCGTCGTGGTGAAGGTGGGCTCGTCGTCGATCGGCGGCGAAGGCGCGCACCGCATCGACACGATCGTCGACGCCCTGGCCGCGGCGTCGGCTCGGGGGACGGAGATCGTCCTGGTCTCCTCCGGAGCCATCGCGACGGCGTTGCCGCTGCTCGATCTCGCGGGACGCCCCAACGATCTCGCGACGCAGCAGGCCGCGGCAGCCGTCGGGCAGAACGTGCTGATGTGGCGCTACCAGACCGCTCTCGACCGACACGGACTCCTTGCAGGCCAGGTGCTCCTCACGGCAGGCGACCTCGAGAACCCGACGCACCGTTCGAACGCGCGACGCGCGATGGAGCGGCTCCTGGGTCTGCGCATCCTGCCGATCGTCAACGAGAACGACACGGTCGCGACGCACGAGATCCGGTTCGGCGACAACGATCGGCTCGCGGCTCTCGTCGCGCAGCTCATCGGGGCCGACGGACTCGTGCTCCTGAGCGACATCTCGTGCCTCTACACCCGCCCGCCCGGCGAGCCGGGAGCCCGGGCCATCACCCACGTCGAGTTCGGCGACGATCTCTCGGGTTACGAGTTCGGCACGGTCGTCGTCAACAGCGTCGGCACCGGGGGAGCGGCCACCAAGGTATCGGCCGCCCGGCTGGCCGCAGCATCCGGTGTCGGGGTGCTGGTGACCAGTGCAGACCTGGTCGCCGAAGCGCTCGGCGGCGAAGAGATCGGCACGTGGTTCGCCCCGAATCCCGACGCAGCGCCCACGCTCACCGGGCCCGTCGGTACGGTGAGTCCCGCCGATAAGCTGGTCCGATGA
- the obgE gene encoding GTPase ObgE has translation MVTFVDRVTLHLRAGRGGNGCVSVKREKFKPLAGPDGGNGGHGGDVVLVADPQTTTLLSYHHSPHRSAGNGGFGMGDHRSGAAGEPVELNVPVGTVVKDAAGETIVDMITPGMRFIAAQGGIGGLGNATLANPKRKAPGFALLGTPGWEGDLNLELKTVADIALVGFPSAGKSSLVAAVSAARPKIADYPFTTLHPNLGVVQAGDVRFTIADVPGLIEGASEGRGLGLEFLRHVERCTALVHVLDCATLEPGRDPLTDLDIILAELAAYPVPEGQVPLIERPQLVALNKVDVPEGKDLADLVRPEIEARGFRVFEISTVSRAGLRELTFALGEVVEKHRAELAAAPAPERIVIRPTGSEKAFTVRVEGGTYGPIFRVLGEKPVRWMQQTDFQNEEAVGYLADRLEKLGVETELYKVGATPGATVVIGEDDAVVFDWHPTMSSPAELMTAPRGTDPRLDLNPRRTTDQRRERYKERMDAKAAARAEDEVERKARHAEEITEQ, from the coding sequence ATGGTCACGTTCGTAGACCGCGTCACACTGCACCTTCGTGCGGGGCGCGGCGGCAACGGCTGCGTCTCGGTCAAGCGCGAGAAGTTCAAGCCGCTGGCCGGTCCCGACGGCGGCAACGGCGGACACGGGGGCGACGTCGTGCTCGTCGCCGACCCGCAGACCACCACGCTGCTGTCGTACCACCACTCCCCGCACCGCTCCGCCGGCAACGGCGGGTTCGGAATGGGCGATCACCGCTCCGGGGCCGCCGGTGAACCCGTCGAGCTCAACGTTCCGGTGGGCACCGTGGTGAAAGATGCTGCGGGGGAGACCATCGTCGACATGATCACTCCGGGCATGCGTTTCATCGCAGCTCAGGGCGGCATCGGAGGCCTCGGCAACGCGACGCTGGCGAACCCCAAGCGCAAGGCGCCCGGATTCGCTCTGCTCGGCACGCCCGGGTGGGAGGGCGACCTCAACCTCGAGCTGAAGACGGTCGCCGACATCGCTCTGGTCGGCTTCCCCTCGGCGGGCAAGTCGAGTCTCGTCGCCGCCGTCTCGGCGGCGCGTCCGAAGATCGCGGACTACCCGTTCACGACGCTGCATCCCAACCTCGGTGTCGTGCAGGCCGGTGACGTGCGTTTCACGATCGCCGATGTCCCCGGACTCATCGAAGGCGCGAGCGAAGGGCGCGGCCTCGGCCTCGAGTTCCTCCGCCACGTCGAGCGCTGCACGGCGCTCGTGCACGTGCTCGACTGCGCCACACTCGAGCCAGGACGCGACCCCCTCACCGACCTCGACATCATCCTCGCCGAGCTCGCGGCCTACCCGGTCCCGGAAGGCCAGGTGCCCCTCATCGAGCGACCCCAGCTCGTCGCCCTCAACAAGGTCGACGTACCGGAGGGCAAGGACCTGGCCGATCTCGTCCGTCCCGAGATCGAAGCGCGCGGGTTCCGCGTGTTCGAGATCTCGACCGTGAGCCGCGCCGGGCTTCGCGAACTCACCTTCGCCCTCGGCGAGGTCGTCGAGAAGCACCGCGCCGAGCTCGCCGCCGCGCCGGCGCCCGAGCGCATCGTCATTCGTCCCACGGGTTCCGAGAAGGCGTTCACGGTTCGCGTCGAGGGCGGCACCTACGGGCCGATCTTCCGCGTGCTGGGAGAGAAGCCGGTCCGCTGGATGCAGCAGACCGACTTCCAGAACGAGGAAGCCGTGGGCTACCTCGCGGATCGTCTGGAGAAGCTGGGCGTCGAGACCGAGCTGTACAAGGTGGGCGCGACACCTGGCGCGACCGTCGTGATCGGCGAGGACGACGCTGTGGTCTTCGACTGGCATCCCACGATGTCGTCGCCGGCCGAGCTCATGACCGCCCCGCGCGGAACAGACCCGCGCCTCGACCTGAACCCCCGTCGTACGACGGATCAGCGTCGCGAGCGCTACAAGGAGCGGATGGACGCGAAGGCGGCCGCTCGCGCCGAAGACGAAGTCGAGCGCAAGGCGCGCCACGCCGAGGAGATCACCGAGCAATGA
- the rpmA gene encoding 50S ribosomal protein L27, translating into MAHKKGASSTRNGRDSNAQRLGVKRFGGQVVGAGEIIVRQRGTHFHPGANVGRGKDDTLFALSAGAVEFGQKGGRKVVNIVAGAE; encoded by the coding sequence ATGGCACATAAAAAGGGCGCAAGCTCCACCCGTAACGGTCGTGACTCCAACGCTCAGCGCCTCGGCGTGAAGCGCTTCGGCGGCCAGGTCGTCGGCGCCGGCGAGATCATCGTCCGCCAGCGCGGCACGCACTTCCACCCCGGCGCCAACGTGGGCCGTGGCAAGGACGACACCCTCTTCGCCCTTTCGGCCGGTGCTGTCGAGTTCGGTCAGAAGGGCGGCCGCAAGGTCGTCAACATCGTCGCGGGCGCGGAGTAA
- the rplU gene encoding 50S ribosomal protein L21, with protein MVYAVVRAGGRQEKVEVGTIVVLDRLAAKVGDNVQLPAVLLVDGDAVTTDAEKLAGVSVTAEVLGELRGPKIVIQKFKNKTGYKKRQGHRQDLTRVKVTGIK; from the coding sequence GTGGTTTACGCAGTAGTGCGGGCCGGTGGCCGGCAGGAGAAGGTAGAGGTCGGCACGATCGTCGTTCTCGATCGCCTCGCGGCCAAGGTAGGCGACAACGTGCAGCTTCCTGCCGTGCTTCTCGTCGACGGCGACGCCGTCACGACCGACGCAGAGAAGCTCGCGGGCGTCTCGGTGACCGCCGAGGTGCTCGGCGAGCTGCGCGGACCGAAGATCGTCATCCAGAAGTTCAAGAACAAGACCGGCTACAAGAAGCGCCAGGGGCACCGTCAGGACCTCACGCGCGTCAAGGTCACCGGCATCAAGTAA
- a CDS encoding DUF4031 domain-containing protein: MTILIDNPLWPAHGRLWAHLVSDSDLVELHAFAQANGIPRRAFDLDHYDVPDEAHPRLVAAGATHVEGRELVRRLIASGLRVTARERRSIR; the protein is encoded by the coding sequence GTGACGATCCTGATCGACAACCCGCTGTGGCCGGCACACGGACGACTCTGGGCTCACCTGGTCAGCGACTCCGACCTGGTCGAACTCCATGCCTTCGCCCAGGCCAACGGCATCCCCCGGCGCGCGTTCGATCTCGACCACTACGACGTCCCCGACGAGGCGCACCCGCGGCTCGTCGCCGCGGGTGCCACTCATGTCGAAGGTCGCGAACTCGTTCGGCGTCTGATCGCCTCAGGGCTGCGTGTGACGGCCCGGGAGCGTCGCAGCATCCGCTGA